In a genomic window of Scomber japonicus isolate fScoJap1 chromosome 17, fScoJap1.pri, whole genome shotgun sequence:
- the tmem251 gene encoding lysosomal enzyme trafficking factor produces MMNFRQRLCWVCVALFLLLSVFLVYFVFEVQRFSSEHVQKAASGSSAPPDVSWSQSFGARLAPLPVWMWAWLFLLPYLQLFLFLFSCTRADPRSVGYCVLPVCLALLCSRRLAVSKPSNHSGPLIDT; encoded by the coding sequence ATGATGAACTTCCGCCAGAGGCTGTGCTGGGTGTGCGTGGCGCTCTTCCTGCTGCTCAGCGTGTTTTTGGTGTATTTCGTGTTTGAGGTGCAGCGCTTCAGTTCTGAGCACGTGCAGAAGGCAGCGAGCGGCTCGTCGGCGCCGCCGGACGTCAGCTGGTCTCAGAGTTTTGGTGCCCGACTGGCTCCGCTTCCTGTGTGGATGTGGGCGTGGCTGTTCCTGCTGCCGTACCTgcagctcttcctcttcctgttctcGTGCACGAGGGCGGACCCTCGCTCTGTTGGGTACTGCgtacttcctgtctgcctcgCGCTGCTCTGCAGCCGCCGCCTAGCCGTCAGCAAGCCGTCCAATCACAGCGGGCCGCTCATAGACACGTAG